Part of the Sphingobacterium sp. LZ7M1 genome, TGAAATAATCACGGTCCAAAACAACCAAGTCTCCTAATTGACCTACTTTGATCTCGCCCTTTTTGCCTTGTTCGTTTGAGAACCAAGAGCCACCTTTGGTATATAATTCAAGAGCGGTTTGACGGTCTAAAATGGTTTGATCGGAATAGATTTTCTGTCCTCCTACTGTTTTTCCGGCAGCTAACCAGTATAGGCCAACCCATGGGTTATAACTTGCAACACGAGTGGCATCAGTACCTCCGGCTACAGGAATACCCATCTCCAACATCTTTTTTACTGGTGGGGTATGTTCAGCAGCATCTTTGCCATATCGTTCGGTAAAATATTCACCTTGGTAGGCCATTCTATGCTGAATTGCAATACCACCGCCCAATGCCTTGACACGTTCAATGTTTTGTTCGGTAATGGTCTCAGCATGGTCAAAAATCCAATGCAATCCATCAAAAGGAACTTCCTTGTTTACTTTTTCAAAGACATTTAAGAATCTATTGATACTCTCGTTATAGGTCGCATGTAACCTGAATGGCCATCTGTTGGTAACCAAAAGCTTCACCACTTTTTCCAGCTCTTCTTCCATGGTTTCTGGAAGGTCAGGCCTTGGTTGCAAAAAGTCTTCGAAGTCAGCAGCAGAATAAACCAACATTTCGCCGGCACCATTATGCCTGTATTTATCATCCCCTTGGAAAAGCTTTACACTGTCTATCCAGCCTTGAAAATCTTGATATTCCTCTTTAGGTTTCTGTGTAAATAGGTTGTATGCTATCCTTACGGTCAGTTCATCTTCATCCCTTAAGGTTTCGATGACTTTATAATCATCCGGATAATTTTGTGAACCACCGCCAGCATCGATTACACTGGTAATCCCAAAGCGATTCAACTCACGCATAAAATGTCTTGTGGAATTCAAGGACTCCTCAAAACCTAATTTTGGACCTTTGCCCAATGTCGCGTACAAGATGGTCGCATTTGGAGTCGCTAGGATCAAACCTGTTGGATTGCCATTGGCATCCTTTTGGATTTCTCCTCCCGGAGGGTTAGGCGTGTTTTTATCATAACCGACAGCACGAAGGGCAGCGGCATTCAAAAATGCTCGGTCATATAAATGAAGGATAAAAACAGGGGTATCAGGAGCGATGGCATTGAGCTCCTCCAAAGTAGGCATCCTTTTCTCTGCAAACTGCTGTTCTGTCCAACCGCCTACAACTCTGACCCATTGCGGACTCGGTGTGATATCCACCTGTTCCTTAAGCATTCTCAAGGCATCAGCCAAAGAAGGTACTCCATCCCAACGCAGCTCAAGATTGTAGTTCAGACCACCGCGGATTAAGTGGGTATGTGAATCGTTGATGCCCGGGATAACCGTTCTTTGCTGCAGGTCCACAAGTTTGGTCTTGTTGTCCGAAAACTCCATCACTTCCTTGTCGGTACCAACCGCAATAAATTTATCATCTTTTATAGCCACTGCATTGGCTATCTGGTTTTCTTTGTCTAAAGTATTAATCTTTCCGTTATATAATATTATGTCTGCTTTCATGATTATTTATTTTTAAAAATTATACTTCTAAAATGAATATTGAATTCCCAATGCAGCTGAGAACAGGTCTACAGCATCCGATTCCTGTAAGAATTGATCGGTTTTGAAATAGGCAAAGTCACCCATGAGAACAAGCTTTTCTTTGAGGTGATACTGAGGGCTGACCTGAAACTGGCTACCAATGTTTCTTGATTCCTGATTTAGGCTTTTTATCAAGGGATTTCCGCCTACATCATATACGGCATCTTCACTCGAGTTCCTCCAGAAATAGATGTATTCTAAGGAAACTGTAAGGTCCTTGATAGGATTGATTTTGCTGTAAAGATGGATGTTGGTTAAGTTTTTAGGACCGATGATCGGACTTAATCCAAAATAGGCTCCTTTTGGATAGATAGGATCGAAGGTATTCAGCGTTTGATCTGTTGAATCCTTGTCTCCGCTGATGTATTGCGCTTTTAAGCCTAAAATTGGTTTCCAATCTAATTCCGCAAACTTATACGTGATATGAGCTGAGGCCGTAGAGGAGTTGATCTGTTCCCCTGAATTAGCCTTTCCCCATTGTAGGAGTGCTTCTAGATCATAAGTGAAGTTTGAGGTGCCTTCCCAAATTCGAAGCCCTAAAGAGTGCTTCTTGGTTTCATAACTATGTAGGTTGATAACTTCCTTTTTTCTATGGATACCTAAATAGTAAAGGTCAAAATTCTGGATCACAGGAACATGATGCTTAACAGCATATATTCCCCATAGCACATTGTTCTGATTTAAGAATCTATCATTAAAGAAACCGGTCTTGGCTTGAACGTATGTGGAAAGAAAAGCATCAATCGACAGGTCATTTTGTTCATATTTAACCTTGATGGCATCAAATGATTGCCTGTTGTTAGGTCCTTCCCGAACAGAAATAATCCTTTGTGAACCATATTGAAGTTCCTGTCTTCCTATCGTCGCTGAAATCTTATTCGAGTTATTGATTTTATGGGAATATTTATAATACGCTTGATGTAGATCCAAAACATTTTCATCGACGGGGGACACCGGTTTAGGTATTCCATTTGCCAATCCACTTTGGAACTCAACCTTGAATTGATGGGATGCACCTACATTTAAGGATGCATTCCATAAAAATCGAGTCAATAAGTAATCGGAATCATTTCCCTTTTTCCAATTTTGATTGTTGAAATGAAAATATTGCACGCGGATATCTCCTCCCTGTTTGAAATTGATTTTGTTTGATCGTTCTATGGAATCTTGCTGTTGGGAAAAACCAAAAACTGGAATTAATGATATGATTGAAATAAAAATATATCTGCTAATAGTCATTCGCCAGTTTTTGGTTTTGTTCATCTTCTACCTTAAAATAATAGGGTTAGAGGATTAATTGTTTTTATTAAGCATGTGTTTCGCATAGTGCACACCTAAACCGTATGATCCTGCTCTTTGCTTGATTAAGTTGTTTACAGGTTCGTAAGTTTCTTGACGTGCCCAATCTCTCTGTAGTTCCAATACATATTGAACAGCAGTGATCGGAATTACACCAGCTTGTTGCATGCGGATTAAGGACATGCTATGGGCCTCAGGTTTAATGTCACCACAGGCATCAGTAACGACATATACTTCATAACCTTCTTCAATTGCCGAAAGTGCTGGCATCGCAATACATACACTGGTCCACAGACCAGCCAATACCAATCTTTTCTTTCCTGTGGCTACGATGGCGTCATGGGCATTTTGGTCTTCCCAAGTGTTCATTGTGGTACGGTCGATATAAGGATGGGTTGCTTGCGGATATACATCTTCGATCTCAGGGAATACGGGTCCCGAGAACGTTTCTTCGGCTACTGTAGTTACGATGGTAGGGACATTGAAGATTTTAGATCCTCCGGCTAGCAAGGCTACATGGGCGCGCAACTGCATCATGGGGATGGATGAGGTTGCAAAAGCCATTTGTCCTTCATGGTCGATCAACACTAAAGCATGGTTGTCTGGTGTCAGAAGTGATTTTGCTGGGGTTGGATTTTTGGATGTCATGGTCTTTGTGATTAAATAGTGAAAAAAATATTTAGTTAATTAGTTTCGCAGGTATTAAAATAATGTTCAAAACCTAAAACATATTTCAAAGTTATTTCCTGAATGATAACTATCCATTGATTTATGTTAATAAATTTAAAAAGAACAATTAAATGTTTAACCATCTAATTTCCAGTTTGTTTTCACAATTAATGTTAAATTATTAACAGCAGAGTAGGGATGTGTCCTTTGCTTTAGGCAAGGTTTTAAAAGAAAATTCTAACAGAAATCTTAAAAAGATGAAAAAAAATTTAAAGTTATTAACCGAAAATTATGCGTGTTGGATAAAATATTATCAATAGTAAAGCGGGTAAACTTAGGGTAGGAATTTCATGGCCGATCCAAAACAGCAATTTTTGCCTTCTTTCCAGCTAAATTCCATAATTTGCTTCTTGTTATTGCAGCTGTTTTTTTGCCGGATGTAAAATGAATTCTAATTCCATGTATAAAATTGAAACGCTTACCCAATCCGATCGAGGACATACCCTTCACCATAATTCCGTTTTCAACTTCAATAATGAATGGATCGTTTTCGACGCAAGGAACGACGATACTAAAATTGGAGAATGTACCGAAATTGGAATGGTCAATGTTAACTCCAAGGAAGAAAGAATCATATACCAGACCAAGAACCCAAGCCAATATGGTCCAGGAGTAGGAGCAGCATCTTTTCACCCGCATGAAAACCTTGTGATCTTTATCCATGGCTTACCTGATGCCAATGCTGAAAAACCTTACGCAATGACCCGCCGTTTTGGAATGATGGTCGAACTTGGTCATGAGATCAATGCCTATCCAGCAGACTCAAGGGATATCCAAAAGCCGTTTTCAAAAGGAAGCTTAAGGGGTGGAACGCATTCGCATTGCTGGAGTCCCAACGGTGACATGGTTAGTTTCACCTATAATGACGAGTTTATTGAACCTGATTTAAGGACCGTTGGAGTAATGTTTCAAAAGGGTCCTGTAGAAAAAGTTGAACCTATTCCTGGAAATATACAAGGAACCTATTTTTCCAGCCTTTTAGCTCAGGTGGTACCAAAGGCCATCCCAGGCTCGGATCAAATCGTAAAAGCATTTGATGAATGTTGGTTAAATGATAATGTCTTGGCTTTTCAAGGTAATACGTTAAATAAGGAAGGTAAGCAGATAACCGAAATCTATACCGTTGAAATTAATAGGGATTTATTGCTCAAGGATTCTGTTAATGATGAAAACATTTTGGATTATCCAAAAGTACCTCAGGATATAGAAGCTGTTAGGATCACGAGATCGGAGAAAGGCTTGTCAAATTTAAGGCATTGGCTAAGAGCAAGTCCAGATGGAGGAGCCATTTTTGCATTGGCCAAAGATAATCAGGATAAAAACCAAATCATACAATGTGAAATTCCTTCTGGGAAAATGATCTATCTTAGCGATTTTGATTTTTCAGTTGCATCAGCTATCAATCTTGACCCAAAAGGAGAGCGGATTACTTTTATTGCCAAAAATAATGTTTACCTCTTCCATTTGAAACAGTCCAAATTGGTTAAACTCACCGATTTCACTGAAGAGGACCTTCCTGTTCAAGGAATCCCTAACTTCTCTAGGAATGGTCGCATCATCGCATTTAATCAATTTGTGGAGAACAACGGGAAACTGAATCAACAGATCAAATTGATTTACCTAAAATAGAGCGTACGTTTAAACATGAATATCCGTCAATAACCAAAGGTTTTTGTAATTTAGGATGTTCATCACCCTAAGGAATAAAATACATGGTCGATCAAGGCAATAAAGACGAAAGAGAATTGCTTTTGCAATTGCAAGCTGGAAATCGTACTGCTTTTGAAAAACTATACCATAGGTACGCTGAAAAACTTACGATAAAACTCCTGCAACTCGTGAAATCGGAAGATCTTGCCCAAGATCTATTACAGGATATCTTTCTTAAAATTTGGCAGATCAGAACAGAATTAAAGGAAGAAAAATCTTTTGGAGCCTTGCTCTATACCATGGCGACCAATCAATCGCGAAACGCATTTAGGAGTTCAATTCGAGAACAGAATCGTATTTCTCAACTAAATACGGGAGAATTCTACTCGCACGTGGAGGAGAACTTACAGTTTGAAGAAACGAATAAACTATTTGAAGAAGCGCTATCTGCTTTGACACCTAGACAAAGAGAAGTATATGTACTCCATAAACTGGAAGGTAAAAGCTATAAAGAAATAAGTGAAGAACTTCAGATCAGCCATTCCGCCATCAATCAACATTTGCAGATCGCTAATAAGCAGATCCGATTATTCCTTCAAAGTAGGTTTCCTCAGCTACTTTTGTTCTTGGTTCCCTTTGTCTCAAGCAATTATTTTCGCTAAAAGTCTAAAATTATATATCTGATAATCAGGTTTATATAAATTATTTCAGTTTTTTTATAAAACTAACCTGTTACTTTTTAGGTATTCGGTGTATTCTAAGTATAGTCCACTAACTATTAATAAAGCCAATTTTAAAATCCGATATGGAAAAGAATGAACAATATCGCGTTTTGTTCCATAAGTATATTAACGATACTTTGGATAAGGATGAACTAGACCTGTTGACTTCCATGATTGACTCAGAAGAATATGAAGAGGAAATGGATGCTTGTTTTCGGGAATATTTCCAGTTATCCGACAATAATAAGGATCAGGAAAACCTGAAGATCAAATCTGTTCCAATTGTAGAAGAAACCTGGAAGCAATTGAACCTAAAAATCAATGAAGAACATCGTGTCATAGAATTTCCTAAGCACCGAATTTCACCAGTTTTGAAATATGCTGCTGCCGTACTATTACTGATGAGCATTTCAACGGTTTGGTACTATATATACAATAAAGCTAAAGTAACATCGCAGGAACAGGTTGCCTCAGCAGATATCTTCCCAGGAACCAATCGCGCAACTTTAACCCTTTCCAATGGAAATGCCATTGCATTAAGTGAGGGGCAGGAAGGACTTGTAGTCGGAGCAGATCAAATGACCTATGCAGATGGGACAACCATTATGAAAACTCCGGAAGTGCAGTTGGCAACCATTAGCACCCCGCGGTCAGGTCAATATCAAGTGACCTTGCCTGATGGCTCTAAAGCTTGGTTAAATGCTGCTTCATCCATTAATTACCCTACTCAATTTATTGGAGAAAACAGACAGGTAAAAATTACGGGTGAAGTATATTTTGAAATTACGAAAAACCCAAAGAAACCATTTATCGTTCAATCTAATAATCAATTCGTAAAAGTTTTGGGAACCTCCTTTAATATCAATGCTTATGGTGATAAAGGGCAGGTGATTACTACTTTGGTTGAAGGTAGTGTGCAGGTGAGCTCGGATCAGAACAATGCGGTTGTTAAGATTAAACCAGGTCAACAAGCTATTCTTTCAAGTAATGGAGAATTGCAAACCAGAGTAGTTGATACAGATGAGTATGCTTCCTGGAAGGATGGTCTCTACATGATCAATAACCTAAGTCTGGAAGATTTTGGAAAGAAAATCGAGCGATGGTATGATGTTGAAGTAGATATGGGACCTTTTAAAGAACAAAAACTCTCGGCTACCATCAGAAGGGACGTGAAGTTAAATGAAGTTTTAGAAGCAATAGAATTAAATACCAAGATTAAATTTAAAGTAAAAGACAGGAAAGTAACTGCATATAAATAGGGGCCGATCTATTGTTTGCCTTTACAAAAAGCTGCCGAGGTGCTGAAGACACCTCTGGCAGTAATGCCTGAAAAAATAAAAGTATAGCTAACTATTTTTTAAACAGACAGTACAAACTTAATCATTAGACTGGATTTTACAATTTAAGTCCGTCTTGATTTATGGAATGTATTGTTCATTATGATGTACCGATGAGCAATAAAAAACATGTTTTTTTATTAAAAATGAAACTGACCATTTTTCTATTTTTATTTTCCATGCTAGGGGTCATGGCGAAATCTAATGCACAGAAAGTCAATTTGGACCTCAAAAATGCCACCTTCAAGAAAGCATTTTTAGAACTTACCAAACAGACTGGCTATATCTTTGTGTTTGAGGATGGCGTAATAAATCCGGATTGGAAAATTAACCTAAAAGTTTCGAACAAGGATTTTTCAGAGGTAATGCCTGAGTTACTTGAGAATAAGCCTCTGCAATTTAAGAGAAGTGGAAAATCCATTTCAATTTCATTAAAGCCAGTAAGCCAAGTCAATCCTTCAAGAGCTCCACAGGTCAGTGAAAGCCAAGAGCAAGGGACCATTACTGGTCAGGTTTTAAATGAAAAAGGAGAAAAGCTGATTGGGGCAACCATCATTAATCTTCGTACACAGAAAAACTATTCTACGGATGCGCAGGGTAGTTTTACCATCGATGATGCGCAAGCGACAGATATTTTGGAAATATCGTATTTGGGATATGAAAAAAGGCAGCTTCAATTGGATGGGAAATCATTCTATTCTGTGCTACTGACTCCCAAGCCTGAAAGCATCGGTGAGGTGACGGTTGTCAATACTGGTTTTCAAACTATTTCTAAAGAAAGGTCCACAGGCTCATATGGTACCGTATCCAAGGCTCAATTGGAGAAACCTTCTACCAATATTTCGCAACGGTTGATCGGGACAGTACCTGGAATGCAAGCTAGGTCTGTAGATGATAAAGGAAATCCTAAACTCGAGATCCGTGGCCAATCCAGCTTGATGGCCAATGCATCCCCATTGGTTGTTGTGGATGGTTTTCCTATCCAAGGTGATTTCTCCTCCATCAATCCCAATGATGTTGAATCCGTTACTGTTTTGAAGGATGCCGCAGCAGGCTCAGTTTGGGGAGCTCGTTCTGCAAATGGGGTTATTGTTGTCACGACTAAAAGTGCCAATAAAAATGCTCCATTAAAGGTGGAATTAAATGTATTCACTAAAATCTCACCCAAACTGGATTTAAGCTATGTTCGTCCACTGGCTTCCTCTTCTGAAACGGTAGATTATGAAATGAAAGCCTATGAAAATTGGCGTGCCCTACCTGATCCATTTTCTTTTTATGATGTAGGCTATGATTGGGGAACAGCATCCATATTGATGAATGAAGCTAATTATGGGTTTATAACAACGGCTGAGCGTGATGCACAATTGGCTCAATTGAAAACTTTGGACAATAAGAAGCAGATCACTGATCATTTGCTTGACAATCCAGCGGCTACCCAATACAATTTCTCCATTTCCGGTGGCTCTGAAAGGATGACCAATTATCTATCCCTGATGCATGAAAGTAACCAGTCAAACTTTAAAGAAACCAATGGTAAAAAATATTTGATCAACTTTAGGAATATTACCAGCATTACAAAATGGTGGGATTTAACCTTGGGAGCGAATTATCTGTTCAATAAAGACCATAACAGTGGAGTTACCTTGGAAGATCTGAATAGCTGGTCACCTTATGATATGTTGATCAATCCTGATGGCTCCTATACAAATGTCCATAAATATTATGCACCTATTCTAGATCGAGAAGTTCCTACTGCTTCATTTCCTTATGCTGACTGGACCTATAACCCGATATTAGAAATTGCAAACAGAAACCTCAGTATAGAAAATACACAGGCTAGATTTCAAGGGGCCATGAATTTTAAATTGTTAAAAGGCTTATCTGCAGAATTAAGAGGTCAATATGAATATGGAACAGCCAATACCCGAAATCTGTTCAATGAAAACAGTTTTGAAGTCAGAAAGTCTGTAAACGAATCGACGACTTGGGATCCATCCGTGGAACCCAACCTCTTTATAATGAACCTTCCAAAAGGTGGCATTTTAAAGCAAAAACGAGTACGTACAGATTTATATAATGTAAGAGGGCAATTAAGGTATAACCGCGATTTTGGTCCCGATCATGAGCTTGATGCCTTAGCGGGTATGGAATTCCAAAGCTTAACAGCGGAGTCTGTTGAAAATCCACCTGCCTATGGGTATAATGAAGAAACCATGTCTGTAGGGACTTTTCCAAATGGCCCTGGAGGACCATCTAATCCTATCCTAGATTATTTGGGACAGGAAATTACGTTTCCATACCTTAATGTTTTTGGATACACGACACAGCGCCTATTCTCTGCTTACGGGAATGCTGCATACACTTATAAACAGAAATATATCCTTTCCGGAAGTTACCGTTTTGATGCATCCAATTTAATTACTGATGATCCTAAATATCGTTATGCCCCATTCTTTTCCGTTGGGGGAATGTGGCATCTCTATAAAGAAGGGTTCATGGAAAATGTGGATTGGATAGACCGGTTAACAACCCGATTGACCTATGGAAAGTTAGGCAATTATGATCCATCTACCACATTCAGGCCCTTGATTACACCAAGCCAGTCTCCCGATCTATATATCAATGCACTGATTGCTGGATTTGCAAGTTACGGTAATCCAACCCTTAGATGGGAGCAGACCAGTAATTGGGATTTCGGAATAGACTTTTCATTTTTTGAACACAAACTATTTGGTAAGGTAGACCTCTATAAAAAATCTGGTAAAGACCTTTTGGCCGAATTGTCCATTCCTTCTATCCATGGTACGTTTATCCAGAAACTGAACAATGCGGCAATGGTCAATAAAGGTATTGAAATAGATCTTGGTACTTCGCAGAATTTTGGCGACCAAGTACAGTGGACTGGAAACTTAAATTTCGCTTATAATAAAAATGAGATCACGGATTTATTTGTTGTGAATTACAATGCATTCCAAATGCCTTTGGGCGGTTCTGCTGCTTATGTAAAAGGCTATGATGCCAATACGGCATGGCGATGGCAATATTCTGGTGTCGTCGATAATCAACCGACCCGAATTGGCCCTGATGGTGAACCCTTCCCATTATCTTCTTTTCCTGAAGGCAATCCATTAACCTATTTGAGAAATATGGGTACCATGGTTGCACCATATACCCTTGGCTTTATGAACTCCTTCAAGTATAAGAACTTTGATTTCTCCTTTATTTTCACTGGTAAATTTGGGCATGTATTTCAAACGCTAGGATTCAATTATCCGCCAAACTGGGTTTCTAGAGTGCTTCCGAATTCAAAATTATCGGAAGTGAATACTGCAGATCCAAGCAAGATGGTCCCTTTGCCGTTGAATAAAGATGATTCGGAATATTATATCTGGAGCTATGTGACCAGTTCAATGGATTATCTGATCCAATCAGCATCGCATGTGCGACTTCAAGAAATCTATTTAGGATATCATTTTCCAGAAACCTTGACCAAAAGAATTGGGATCAACAACGTACTGTTGTATGCACAGGGGAACAATCTATTCAGCATCTATTCCAACAAGGCTGGAGAAGACCCAGAATTCCCAATGGGCGGAATGCGTTTGATGCCTAGCTATACCTTCGGGTTGAAGTTTGACTTTTAAAACTTAGAAAATGAAAAAAAGAATATTTACGATATCGATCATATCTTCCCTGTTATTAGCTTCATGTAGTAAAATTGATGATTTCTTAAATGAACCTCCAAGCAAAACCTCGGAATTGGAAATCAAGACCTTTGATCAGTTGAACCAGTTGTTAAATAACTATAGCGAGGTATTTGCCCAAGATTTAAACATGACTGCGGTCTTTAGTTCTGATGATTATTTTCTTAGTACGGCCATTTATGATGCCGATCCTTCGGTTATATCCATCACAGCAGTTAAATACGGTCTTTGGGATAGCAACTTTTTGCCAACAAACACTGGTGATGATTTCTGGACAGCTGAGTATAAAAAGATTTTTTATGCTAATACTGTTTTGACCTATCTGGACCAAGTTTCGGGTGGAACTACTGAACAGAAAAACAACATAAAAGCTGAAGCTCACTTTATTAGGGCTTATAGCTTATGGCAATTGGCAAATACCTATTGTTTACCTTATACCGAGGCCAATGCAAATGAGCTCGGCTTGCCCATAAAATTGACTATCAGTTTTGAGGAAAATAGCGAACGTCAATCTTTGGCAAATACCTATGCGCAGATTGAAAGTGATCTTGCTGAGGCCTTAAAGATCAATACGCCATTGGTCCAAAGTGGGAGAGCAGTACATTGGCGAGCCAATAAGACTGCAGTAAATGCATTTGCAGCAAGGTATTGGTTGAACAGGAATGATTATGCCAAATCTCTACAATATGCTAATGATGCTCTATCGGGTTATAGTATCCTTGTCGATTATAATTCCCAAATGCGTTTTGGAATTCCTAAAACTGTAACACTGGATGCAGGTACAGCAAATCAGAAATCTTTTACGATTCAATATCCCTATACCCATAATAATCAAGTAGAATATACCGATATGATCGGATGGAAGGAGTTCCTATATTTTAGGATGCTTTCCAATCCCAGTTATTGGTATGTACCTAGTCCCGAATTATTGGCTTTATATGACCAAAAAAATGATCTACGCTATAAATACAATATCGTTAAAGGTTACTCTTATGATAGAGGGATGTTAAAGCCATCCTATGATTATCCTGGCTATGTATTTTTTTATAAAGATCGAATTCCCTCAGGACCAACTGTTGCGGAGATGCTCTTAACAAAATCGGAAGCCCAAGCCCATTTAGGAAATGCAGCTGCTGCCATGGAAACATTAAATACTTTACGTTCTAAAAGAATGCTTGCGGGACCTTGGGTCAATTTAACAGCTTCAAATAAGGAAGATGCCATTAAAAAGGTTTCTGATGAAAGAAGACGTGAAATGCCTTTTTCCCAAAGATGGATTGATGTCCGTCGATATAATCATAATGAGATTTCCTCAGATGATATCATTATGAAAAAATCCTTCTATCCGTATAATAACTCAGTTGTCAATAATGATCAGCCTAAACAGGATTATACGTTATCCAAGGACTCAAGACGTTGGGCAGCTCCAATTCCGGTTTCGGATATAGAAGCTAGTAATGGAAAAATTGAACAGAATAAATACTAGAAATCGGATTTATTATGAAAATCAAACTTATTCAAAGCACTTGCCTACTTATTATTTTCATGGCATGTTTGGTAATGCTAAATGCCCAGACAAGAGAAGAGTATTTATATTCTGCCAAGGAAATGGCTGACCTTCGGGCTGCGGTACTTGCTCATCCAGATAGTATGGAGCTGCATGAAGAGTATCTTGCGGGATTTGCTAAGCCTGAACAGGCAGAAATTGAGTACATCAAATTAATAGCTAAATTCCCAAATTCAGCAACCTTTCCGATAGCAATTGCCAATAAATTAGGTGATTTCAATCCCAAAAGAAAGCAATACTTGTTAAAAGCGGCAGAAATCGATCCAAAAAATGTAGAGAACTGGGAAAATCTGGCAAGCGATGCAGCCTTCAAAGGAAACAAAGAAGATGAAATCAGGTATATTCAAGAAGCTGTCCAAGCTAATCCAGAAAGCCTTGATCTAAAAGCCAGATATGTGTTCCTGTTTTCTGATGATGCAGATGAGTTTAAGGTAAAGGCCAATGAATTTATCGATAAATACCCTAATTCTGAACAAGCCATTACCATATTTAATATTGCGGGAATAGTATTAAAAAATGATGCAGATAAGATCCAGTCCGGTGAACGTATGTTGAAATTGTTTCCGGATAATGAAAGTCTGGTTTTTTTGGTAGCAGTGGTGCGACTGGTTGATTCTTATATAAAGACCGAACAGTACGATAAGGCCATTGAACTAGCAACAAATTATAAGGATAAGGGAGAAGCTGATTTAGGATTAGGTGAAAAACTCTCATTAGCGCAAAGCCTCAAAGAA contains:
- a CDS encoding RagB/SusD family nutrient uptake outer membrane protein yields the protein MKKRIFTISIISSLLLASCSKIDDFLNEPPSKTSELEIKTFDQLNQLLNNYSEVFAQDLNMTAVFSSDDYFLSTAIYDADPSVISITAVKYGLWDSNFLPTNTGDDFWTAEYKKIFYANTVLTYLDQVSGGTTEQKNNIKAEAHFIRAYSLWQLANTYCLPYTEANANELGLPIKLTISFEENSERQSLANTYAQIESDLAEALKINTPLVQSGRAVHWRANKTAVNAFAARYWLNRNDYAKSLQYANDALSGYSILVDYNSQMRFGIPKTVTLDAGTANQKSFTIQYPYTHNNQVEYTDMIGWKEFLYFRMLSNPSYWYVPSPELLALYDQKNDLRYKYNIVKGYSYDRGMLKPSYDYPGYVFFYKDRIPSGPTVAEMLLTKSEAQAHLGNAAAAMETLNTLRSKRMLAGPWVNLTASNKEDAIKKVSDERRREMPFSQRWIDVRRYNHNEISSDDIIMKKSFYPYNNSVVNNDQPKQDYTLSKDSRRWAAPIPVSDIEASNGKIEQNKY
- a CDS encoding redoxin domain-containing protein, with the protein product MKIKLIQSTCLLIIFMACLVMLNAQTREEYLYSAKEMADLRAAVLAHPDSMELHEEYLAGFAKPEQAEIEYIKLIAKFPNSATFPIAIANKLGDFNPKRKQYLLKAAEIDPKNVENWENLASDAAFKGNKEDEIRYIQEAVQANPESLDLKARYVFLFSDDADEFKVKANEFIDKYPNSEQAITIFNIAGIVLKNDADKIQSGERMLKLFPDNESLVFLVAVVRLVDSYIKTEQYDKAIELATNYKDKGEADLGLGEKLSLAQSLKESDARMKAGQFAEAKEQIINIQYRTLNGNDLGSLLMLKKALALDANKETQAAYDSLIILQAHKPSLASQEAIYRYGAKLNKSNQVVDTDVYQHVMKQAENAKPFSLDSFDSEKKVTLEDLKGKVTLLTFWYPACGPCRGEMPHFENAIKGFDRDKFQYLGINIYREQDKLIKSFLDNTGFSFTPLGASKEIKKDYQIVAAPTNFIIDQQGRIVYSDFTVDAENEQMLTLMIESMMK
- a CDS encoding SusC/RagA family TonB-linked outer membrane protein, with protein sequence MKLTIFLFLFSMLGVMAKSNAQKVNLDLKNATFKKAFLELTKQTGYIFVFEDGVINPDWKINLKVSNKDFSEVMPELLENKPLQFKRSGKSISISLKPVSQVNPSRAPQVSESQEQGTITGQVLNEKGEKLIGATIINLRTQKNYSTDAQGSFTIDDAQATDILEISYLGYEKRQLQLDGKSFYSVLLTPKPESIGEVTVVNTGFQTISKERSTGSYGTVSKAQLEKPSTNISQRLIGTVPGMQARSVDDKGNPKLEIRGQSSLMANASPLVVVDGFPIQGDFSSINPNDVESVTVLKDAAAGSVWGARSANGVIVVTTKSANKNAPLKVELNVFTKISPKLDLSYVRPLASSSETVDYEMKAYENWRALPDPFSFYDVGYDWGTASILMNEANYGFITTAERDAQLAQLKTLDNKKQITDHLLDNPAATQYNFSISGGSERMTNYLSLMHESNQSNFKETNGKKYLINFRNITSITKWWDLTLGANYLFNKDHNSGVTLEDLNSWSPYDMLINPDGSYTNVHKYYAPILDREVPTASFPYADWTYNPILEIANRNLSIENTQARFQGAMNFKLLKGLSAELRGQYEYGTANTRNLFNENSFEVRKSVNESTTWDPSVEPNLFIMNLPKGGILKQKRVRTDLYNVRGQLRYNRDFGPDHELDALAGMEFQSLTAESVENPPAYGYNEETMSVGTFPNGPGGPSNPILDYLGQEITFPYLNVFGYTTQRLFSAYGNAAYTYKQKYILSGSYRFDASNLITDDPKYRYAPFFSVGGMWHLYKEGFMENVDWIDRLTTRLTYGKLGNYDPSTTFRPLITPSQSPDLYINALIAGFASYGNPTLRWEQTSNWDFGIDFSFFEHKLFGKVDLYKKSGKDLLAELSIPSIHGTFIQKLNNAAMVNKGIEIDLGTSQNFGDQVQWTGNLNFAYNKNEITDLFVVNYNAFQMPLGGSAAYVKGYDANTAWRWQYSGVVDNQPTRIGPDGEPFPLSSFPEGNPLTYLRNMGTMVAPYTLGFMNSFKYKNFDFSFIFTGKFGHVFQTLGFNYPPNWVSRVLPNSKLSEVNTADPSKMVPLPLNKDDSEYYIWSYVTSSMDYLIQSASHVRLQEIYLGYHFPETLTKRIGINNVLLYAQGNNLFSIYSNKAGEDPEFPMGGMRLMPSYTFGLKFDF